In Castanea sativa cultivar Marrone di Chiusa Pesio chromosome 6, ASM4071231v1, a single window of DNA contains:
- the LOC142639925 gene encoding uncharacterized protein LOC142639925 — translation MLEKEELVQFLQDNLDVFAWTTYDVPGIDPEFICHHLNVNPKATPRKQPPRRASQEHAEAVNEEVNLKQYLMNPPILSRSQKEEVLYAYLAVTNHAVSLVLVRNDDGVQKPIYYISKSLQEAEQRYLPLEKALLAVVHATRKLPHYFQAHTVVVLTQLPLQAITRKSDYPGCVAKWGTKLGAYDVKYMPRTAVKGQILADFVAKFTESETNQEDTMITVMNVGLGNLPLWEVYSDRASNRKGAGIGVVLITPEKIVLEKSLRLGFLATNNEAEYEALLAGAQMVRHLGGEIVELYCDSRLVVGQVNGEFEARDERMKKYLERVKGVLSLFKRFQVRQIPKG, via the exons ATGCTGGAGAAGGAGGAGTTGGTTCAATTCTTACAGGATAatcttgatgtttttgcgtggacAACCTATGATGTTCCGGGAATTGATCCGGAGTTCATTTGCCACCATTTGAATGTTAACCCCAAGGCAACGCCACGGAAGCAGCCTCCTCGGCGCGCATCCCAAGAGCACGCGGAGGCAGTTAATGAGGAAGTTA atttgaaacaATACTTGATGAACCCTCCGATATTATCAAGGTCGCAAAAAGAAGAGGTGTTGTATGCCTATCTAGCTGTCACGAACCATGCTGTAAGTCTTGTCCTAGTACGAAATGATGACGGGGTTCAAAAACCCATATATTATATTAGCAAATCTTTACAAGAGGCCGAGCAGCGATATCTACCCTTGGAAAAAGCTCTTCTAGCCGTAGTACATGCTACAAGGAAGTTgcctcattattttcaagctcatacaGTAGTGGTGCTTACCCAGTTACCTCTACAAGCTATCACGAGGAAATCTGATTACCCTGGTTGCGTAGCCAAATGGGGAACCAAGCTAGGGGCCTATGATGTTAAATATATGCCCCGGACAGCCGTTAAAGGACAGATTCTTGCTGATTTTGTGGCCAAATTCACAGAAAGTGAAACTAATCAAGAAGATACAATGATAACGGTAATGAATGTTGGGCTGGGGAACCTCCCTCTTTGGGAAGTCTATTCAGATAGGGCATCAAATCGAAAGGGAGCCGGGATTGGAGTTGTGTTAATTACTCCCGAGAAGATAGTTCTGGAAAAATCATTGAGGCTTGGGTTTCTAgccactaacaatgaggccgagtatgaagctctcTTGGCGGGCGCCCAAATGGTTAGGCATCTGGGTGGAGAAATAGTGGAATTGTATTGTGATTCCCGGCTTGTTGTTGGACAAGTTAATGGAGAATTTGAAGCAAGAgatgaaagaatgaagaagtatCTTGAACGAGTCAAAGGGGTGCTAAGTTTGTTTAAAAGGTTTCAAGTACGACAAATTCCAAAAGGATAG
- the LOC142639923 gene encoding protein S40-7-like, whose translation MIPMIPKPPIDRMPLPSSVKYQSAPMNVPVMSQPMRSPHEFDDVNDDDDGVDGEMLPPHKIVARAQSPMLACSVLEGAGRTLKGRDLRRVRNGVWRRTGFLD comes from the coding sequence ATGATTCCGATGATTCCTAAGCCGCCGATTGACCGAATGCCGCTGCCTTCTTCGGTCAAGTACCAGTCGGCGCCGATGAACGTGCCGGTCATGTCTCAACCGATGCGGAGTCCACACGAATTCGACGACGTTAACGACGACGACGACGGTGTGGACGGCGAGATGTTGCCGCCGCACAAGATTGTGGCGAGAGCTCAGTCGCCGATGCTGGCCTGTTCGGTGCTCGAAGGCGCTGGGAGGACCCTCAAAGGGAGGGATCTCCGGCGGGTTCGCAATGGGGTGTGGCGCCGAACAGGTTTTCTCGACTAA
- the LOC142639924 gene encoding uncharacterized protein LOC142639924: MEHGLRKSLTMKTDVDMRQLMDRIDKYKRVEEDQMQSKGKVRVYPEKKDLRGMGFQGSRPKRDFSNHPTPVETPLVNSLFNKPIHQVLEKIRHEPYFRPPNKMSGDASARNQNLYCHYHQDKGHTTEDCRILRDHLNQLAKAGKINHFLAKPDGQGGQQGTRRYWGNTPHPALGTINVILTQRGKKVGDPSRIISVQNDFGNGAMEENNQLVKRMRSSATPVLGFFDKDMEGTYQPHDDALVVTIRIGGYDVRWVLVDDGSDAEIMYPDLFNGLKLREEDLEKYDSLLVGFDEKQVIPRRMIRLPVQVEGTEVQVNFIVVMAYSPYTAILARPWLYAMGAVSSTLHVMVKYPIRGTVGVLHGSQLVARQCLMSANIRTSQSSSTGETLEPS; the protein is encoded by the coding sequence ATGGAGCATGgactaagaaaatccttgaCAATGAAAACCGATGTAGATATGCGCCAGCTTATGGATcggatagataaatataaacggGTGGAAGAAGATCAGATGCAAAGCAAGGGAAAGGTAAGGGTATATCCTGAGAAGAAAGATCTTCGGGGAATGGGGTTTCAAGGTAGTCGGCCTAAGCGAGACTTTTCAAATCACCCAACGCCCGTTGAAACTCCTCTGGTTAATTCGTTATTCAACAAACCTATACATCAAGTATTGGAGAAGATTCGGCATGAACCTTATTTTAGACCACCCaacaaaatgagtggagatgcatccgCGAGGAATCAAAATCTTTATTGCCATTATCATCAAGACAAGGGACATACTACAGAAGATTGTCGGATATTGCGTGATCATCTGAATCAATTAGCTAAAGCTGGGAAGATTAATCACTTCCTGGCCAAACCGGACGGGCAAGGGGGACAACAAGGTACTCGGAGGTATTGGGGCAATACTCCCCATCCAGCTCTAGGCACCATTAACGTCATTTTGACGCAGCGGGGAAAAAAGGTCGGGGATCCTTCACGGATCATATCTGTGCAAAACGATTTTGGTAACGGAGCCATGGAGGAAAATAATCAGCTGGTTAAAAGAATGAGGTCATCGGCAACGCCGGTATTGGGGTTTTTTGATAAAGATATGGAGGGCACGTATCAACCCCACGATGATGCATTGGTAGTAACTATCCGCATCGGGGGATACGACGTGAGGTGGGTCctggtggatgatggaagtgaTGCAGAAATTATGTATCCTGATCTATTTAATGGTTTAAAATTGAGAGAAGAGGATTTGGAGAAATATGACTCCCTGTTGGTAGGCTTTGACGAAAAACAAGTAATTCCACGGAGAATGATTAGGTTACCTGTACAGGTGGAGGGTACCGAAGTTCAAGTTAACTTTATAGTCGTCATGGCATATTCACCGTACACGGCTATTTTGGCCAGGCCTTGGCTTTATGCAATGGGGGCAGTTTCGTCTACTTTACATGTAATGGTGAAATATCCTATCCGTGGAACTGTGGGAGTATTACATGGCAGCCAGTTGGTAGCTAGGCAGTGTTTAATGTCTGCAAATATCAGAACAAGTCAAAGTTCATCAACAGGGGAGACCCTAGAACcatcatag